From the genome of Salarias fasciatus chromosome 22, fSalaFa1.1, whole genome shotgun sequence:
TGAAGTGAAAGAAGTGGAGTTCTCAGATTTGTTGTTGCTGAAAGGACCGTGAGGTCTGTAGATCTGACGTCACGGGGAAATGAAGGCATTAAGATTCTGGTTGTATTGTGTTGCTAATCTGACTTTCCTTTCTTCTCTCGTGCTCATTCTGATGCAATCTGTGTAAACACTGTGCATACTCGGGTACAAACCGCTCTCCCGTTAAGCTGTCACGCCACCTCGCTAAGATTGGCCGCTGCGGTGGTGAAACAGTGACACATTTACCAGAAAGGCAACTTGAGTTCAGCCAAAAAGGTTTTTGTGTTGCGGGCTAGTAGAGGTTTAAAAACAGTGCCTTAAAATCTTGAATGGCTGTACAGTGAATGTAAGAGGAGACACTCTGACCTTGTTTAGTTTAAGCTAAATCCACAGTTAAGACCTACTTATCCTGACTGAGGCTACTATGATCCCATCCTCATTACTTTCTCTTCTCACACAGGGAGTGTGCCTTTTGATGCAGTGCTCACATCCAACATTTacagtttaatgttttcatggTTGGAAATATGGATACATTACTGTTCCAAATATTATAAACTTCAGTCCTAAAGTTAGAGACTGGCTTGTTGAATCAAGTATCCTACATTCTTGCCTTTGTTGACCTCATTATCATTATGCGATTATATTTTTAGAGCTCCAAAGACCAGAGGCTGGTATATTCTGGAAAGCTGCTTCTGGATCACTTCACCTTGAAAGACGTGCTCAGGAAGGTTTGTTTTCTCATCACTGATCTGAGTATTTATTGGATTGATTCTAAGTCTGATAGTAAACTTCATGTCCGCTGAcatgcagcattttaaagccTTTGAACGGTTTTAACAACGACATCCAgtaatttaatttgtttttattatcatgaaagTATTTTAAAGAGTTTCTGTGTTGGTCGTGTGGAACGTGCTGCATTTCCTAATGAGCTGTATCTTCTTCTACAGCAGGATGAGTACCATATGCTCCATCTGGTATGCGCCTCACGAACCCCTCCCAGCTCCCCAAAGCCCCCCCGCAGCCGCAGTAACAAGCCTCAGGAGAGCACAGCCAGTCCCACGGTGGGTCATCCGTGTCCTTTTCACACCTTGCTTTGTATTTCATCACCGCTGCATCTCTTTTCATCATCCGCCTGCTGTAATGTTCGCGTCCCGGAGGATGAAGCAGCATCACTTTGCTTCCTTTCTTCAGTCTTTCTCTTCACGACTTGTTTCTGTGATGACAGGCCGctcagagctccagcagccccgGTCAGGACGGCCAGTCATCCAGAGTTGAGAGCGCTGATGGGCTTAGACAGCGAGCTGTTCCTTACCCGTACCACCAGATGTATCCACAAATGATCCACAGGTGAGCCGTTCCCGCAGCGaagctttgaaagaaaaagtaaacCTTACCAAGTTTATATTGATCTTTTAGTTAATTTATGAAAATTGCCTGAAGCTCCCCAAAAAAACCGACGTCATTATGTTAATGTGGCAGCAGTGTAATACGTCAGTTTCCTGTTTGAGTCCGAGTCGAAGCTGTGATGGCAGTCAGGTTCAGACGTGCTCTCGCTTCCATCTCACCTTGTTACGCACGTACATGTGGAAACTGACGTCTGTCAGAGACCCACGGAGGCAGAGCGGGGCAAGATAAAACATGCTGACGAAGACATTTATCCtctctttaaatttaaaatcacCGTTTCACAATTCATATGATGAAAAGCCAGAGGGCTCCTGACGTTCTTTCCGCCGTTCAGTTTGACTTTACGCACATCTTGTAGGGAACAAGAGTTGCTGTGGCGTCATCTCAGGACGCTATTGCAGAAATGTCCTAACTTGCATGTCCTATAATAACTGTTTAGAGATCGTGATGATTCCAGGTGACATGTTGATATTTTAGGCAgggcagcttttattttgacaacaCAGTTCAACAGCAgtgcaattcaaagtgctttacatcaACAAACATGTAGAGTAAAACTGGAAGATGAATGAAAGTGAACCCATCTAGGGTACATTTTAAATCTCTGTGGATGATATTGTTGCAGCCTTCAGGCAGACTCGGACTCAGACGGGGTATTTTTTTGCCGTGAGGCTATAGTGCTAACCTTTACACCTTCACTCGTGCGTCTGTTGCATCAGATGTCACAGTCTGGATAATGAAGTGTGTCTTTTCCAGCTGGAATCAATACTCTCCTCAGCCGACCCCCCCTGCAAACACGCCCGCATATTACAACCCCATGACGTTCATGTGGTGGCAGCAGCTGTACGCCAGGCAGTACTTCATGCATTAGTGAGTCAACCTGCGCCCTCCTCATCTCCACTGGCTGTGTTTGAAGTAGATCATGATCATGgctgtccccccctccccccctcccccccccccctcccccccccccctccccccctccagtcAGCTACTGGCCGCCTCCGCTCAGCAGCTCCGGCCCGAACAGGCCTCGGCCCAGCCCGACCAGCCGGACCCCCTGAGCCAGCGGCCGCAGGTGGGTCGCCACGGCAACCCGGAGGTCCAGATGAACGCCCAGGGAGGGGAGATCCTGAacgaggaggagctgaaccGGGACTGGCTGGACTGGGTGTACACCTTCTCCCGCGCTGCTATCTTGCTCAGTATAGTCTACTTCTACTCGTCCTTCAGCCGCTTCGTCATGGTGATGATGGCCATGCTGGTGCTCTACCTGTGAGTCCTCCTCAGTCCCTTCCTGAGTCCAgttcctcctccacacacagtaCAGTCAAAGGTTTACACACAAGAGCAGGTTTCACTTAAATCTCCCACAATGAGAGtgacaacattaaaaatgaaattcttATTTCCAGTGTTACTGAAGTCATGGTTCAAATCTCCATTGTAATTCTCCCCTGTCTGGATAGGTGTTTCACGTTTTCATCTTCAATGTTATTTCAGCTTCAATTTTCATCAACCAATATTAGAAATAGTCATATTTTATCTTAATGACTCTGCTGTAATGTAGTCGAGGCTTTAATGTCCGTCAGACAGATTTTTCCTTCAACAGGAGAGAATtgagtttttattattaaaaacaaaataatgcaGCCgaagtttctttcatttcacatttaaatttttAGCAATCGCCTCGAGAAACAATTTACTTCAGAAAATTGGATGCCATTAGAATCAATCATGTATTAAATGGAAGTCTCGCCGGTTGAATGCTTTTCTGAttgggggctttttttttttttcttttccaccgcTGGGGTTGTTCTGCACTGATGCAATCGTATAAACCAGTCAAAAGAAGATTATATACAGATATTTGCTCACTTGGTTTCTTCACTTCTTTTCTGAAAGAAATGGCTGAGTTTAGAGTGCATCACTGCCTCCTAGTGGCCAACATGGTGAAGTTCGTTTTAGTGTCACATCTCAgaagaaatgacaaaacacGCATCATTACAGATAGTGAAAGTGGAGTAACGGGATTTGTTGTTGAAAGAGTGCAGacagtttttaatgtgtgtgttttttcgtcTCTGTGCATGCAGACACCAGGCCGGCTGGTTTCCCTTCAATCTGGAGAACGAGCTCCAGCTtccaggagacagaaacaatCAAGACGACCTGGAGGGAGAGCTGCCAAACCACGACTTACAAGAAATGGTAACTCTAAATATGCTGCCAGTGCGGCGGCGGCAAGGCGATCGCCGTCCACTCACTGGTTGTTCATGAtattttcaagaaaataaacatttcagaaatTCTTAGAGCTGTGTCAAGATATAAAACGCACTTTAAGGTCATTTCGCAGTTGAGAGTTTAACCCTCTGCTCTCTCCGCGGCGTCGCCGTGCAGGAGGGAGCAATGGACGACGGCTCCGACGATGACGgggagagcggcgaggagggAGCGGAGGATCCGAACAGCGGCCCCCACGCGggcttcctgtcctccacctggtCCTTCATCATCACCTTCTTCATGTCGCTCATCCCGGAGGGGCCGCCCAACGCCGCCAACTGAGTCCCGCCCGCTCTGTTGCAATGCAGTGTTAATCGTTTCCTGGTTGTCGACTCCATTTAGCAAAAGTTTGAGCTGGAACACAAACGACTCATTTAaacctggagaaaaaaagaaatacaggtTATTTTAtatggaggctttttttttttcttgagaaaaatTCAGGCCATCATGTGATGAACcgccatgtaaacacagagacGACAGTCAGATTTGACCCAAATTCATTATTTTCTCTGAAAGAGGCTGAAAGACTTGTTGAAATAGTTTTGCTTGAgttgtaattattattattcttattttttaatttgtatttgtggttcatttcaaaacaaaacacttttaaatgGCCACTTTAATCCAattcaaaataagaaaatgcGAAACATGTAGCATTTAAATCAACTTGATGTGTGATTTTGCCCCTGAGAGCTGATCAAAAAGTGTAACGTGTGTACTGTGTTCAAGTGATGCTGGCTGCtgaggtgttttttgtttttcttcttctttcttttcaaaagtGAATCGATGTACCACTAATCCTCGAGACAGTGTCTAAGAACTGACGGATGTAGAGTCACTGATCTTCGCCACCATTAACTGAATATTCCAGTCACTGGGACTGAAGCCGAGACATTAAGAGGTCAGAAAATAAATCTACTGTTCGATGAAGCGCTGAGATGCAGGGGTCAGGGAGGACCGACTGCACTCTGAAACCTCTGAAAAGGACTGCTGCTGTTACATCTAACATGTTGTGTACTAACAATGATGTTCAGATTAAAACCTTGTCCAGTTACACAGTTTGATGGTCACTTTTTCTCATTACCGAGTTTTACCGAATTGCTTTGCAATTTTGCCATTTGTGCAGAAAATGAAATCTGGATTGCACTCATGCAGGAACAAGTTTGACTAGTTTATAACTCATTCCACTTGCCCTCGCTCCTTGGTAAATAGCACCTCCACCATTTACAAGAACAAACATGTCAGGCACGAGTCAGTGCGAATTACTGCACTACTCAGTTTATTTTAGGACACTAAATTATTAAAACGACagatttttttcatgtgttttttgcttcatttttttcatgaaaatggttTTAGTTTCCCGAAGTTCCCTGTGGTAGAAGTACTTGTAGATTCCCTCTGATATAGTTATTGATAATTCTTCAGTTGTTTTGGATGAAAAACTCCCCACTGGGTGAAATTTGGCAAATTGGGTGGATTTCTGTGTCCAGCCAGTATGAAACTGCTTCCTGTTGTGAATCAGAAATAAAAGAACCACACTGAGATCTCAGTGGGTCGCACAACTGTGGGTAAATCCTTTCATAAAGTGACGAGAAAGAAGAACTGCCTCATGCAAACAGTGAAACCTGCTACTCTACAGCTGCACGTCTGaggctgttttctgcagcagACTGAGCCATAGATCTCTGCTGCCACCTCCAGGCTCTACTGTGTACTGCAACCACTGGCACAGAACATAATGTACACAAAATTTAGATCCTGACAGCAGAATTCTGCAGACAATCACCTGATTATCAAACTAGGGGAACGAAGAAAGCAGAGCTGAAAGCATCTGCAACAACTACAAGCAATTTGtaacattttaataaaactgcTCAATCTGTGTCAACGTGTTCAGTTACTTTCCCCGAACATCTTGTTTTTACAGAAGACAAACgcacagggggaaaaaaaaaatgacagcagaaAATCACCATGTATTCACTTTTATTGCTTTGCAACAGTCGGTCATGACAGAGAAGTCatcgttcaaaaaaaaaaaaaaaaacgacaggatgCTGTGTGCTTCACTTTAAGTTATCTGTAGATCAGAATGAAGGCCGGAAACTGCTGATGAGTGGAGATGAtaacaagtctttttttttttaaagaccaaAAATATCccaattatttaattttttttgtgggtgGTCGCTATAAAGAAATGATTTAAATCATAACTTAATGTCAATATTAATTGACCTCATGTGgg
Proteins encoded in this window:
- the LOC115380925 gene encoding homocysteine-responsive endoplasmic reticulum-resident ubiquitin-like domain member 2 protein isoform X2 produces the protein MDQAVVDGPVTLVIRAPNQKYDDQTINCCQNWTVEKLKAHLSDVYPSKPSSKDQRLVYSGKLLLDHFTLKDVLRKDEYHMLHLVCASRTPPSSPKPPRSRSNKPQESTASPTAAQSSSSPGQDGQSSRVESADGLRQRAVPYPYHQMYPQMIHSWNQYSPQPTPPANTPAYYNPMTFMWWQQLYARQYFMHYQLLAASAQQLRPEQASAQPDQPDPLSQRPQVGRHGNPEVQMNAQGGEILNEEELNRDWLDWVYTFSRAAILLSIVYFYSSFSRFVMVMMAMLVLYLHQAGWFPFNLENELQLPGDRNNQDDLEGELPNHDLQEMEGAMDDGSDDDGESGEEGAEDPNSGPHAGFLSSTWSFIITFFMSLIPEGPPNAAN
- the LOC115380925 gene encoding homocysteine-responsive endoplasmic reticulum-resident ubiquitin-like domain member 2 protein isoform X1, with translation MDQAVVDGPVTLVIRAPNQKYDDQTINCCQNWTVEKLKAHLSDVYPSKPSSKDQRLVYSGKLLLDHFTLKDVLRKQDEYHMLHLVCASRTPPSSPKPPRSRSNKPQESTASPTAAQSSSSPGQDGQSSRVESADGLRQRAVPYPYHQMYPQMIHSWNQYSPQPTPPANTPAYYNPMTFMWWQQLYARQYFMHYQLLAASAQQLRPEQASAQPDQPDPLSQRPQVGRHGNPEVQMNAQGGEILNEEELNRDWLDWVYTFSRAAILLSIVYFYSSFSRFVMVMMAMLVLYLHQAGWFPFNLENELQLPGDRNNQDDLEGELPNHDLQEMEGAMDDGSDDDGESGEEGAEDPNSGPHAGFLSSTWSFIITFFMSLIPEGPPNAAN